The Mycobacteriales bacterium nucleotide sequence GACGGTGGTGTTGGTCGGGTTGTAGTACTGCACCGTCGCCACGTCGCTCGAGGCGACCTCGTCCTCGAGGCCCTTGACGCCGTTGTGACCGAAGTCGTCGCCCTGCGCGAAGATCGCGACCTTGTCGCCGGCGAAGTGCTGCTTGATGTAGCTGCCGAGGATCTTGCCCTCGCGCGTGTAGTCGGGCTGCCAGCCGAAGGTCTCGGGGTCGGAGCTGGGGTTGTTCCAGCACAGGCAGCCCGAGGCGACGAACAGATCCGGCACCTTCTGCTGGTTCAGGAACGGGACGACCGCCTCGTGGGTCGGCGTGCCGAGGCCGTTGAAGATCGCGAAGACCTTGTCCTGCTCGACGAGCTTGTGGACGTCAGCGACCGTCTTGGTCGGGTCGTAGGCGTCGTCGAGGTAGGTGTACTTGATGGTGCGGCCGTTGATGCCGCCGTTGGCGTTGACGTACTGGAAGTAGGCGTTGGCCGCCGGTGCGATCTCGTCGTAGCCCGGGGCCGCGACGCCGGTCAGCGGCTGGTGGCTGCCGATCGTGACGGTGGTCGCGGTCACTCCGGGAGCGGACGCGGTGTTGGTCCCGGAGCTGCCGCCGCTGGTGGGGTTGCCGCCCCCGCTGCTGCTCCCGCCACAAGCCGCAAGTCCGAGTGCCGCTACCGCACCGAGCGCGGCGAGCCGCAGTGGTGCCTTCGTCATATGTCCTCCTGATCGTGGAGATCTGCTCGGCGGCAACATATTCCGAATGCGATTCGATGCATAGCGACTCGCGAGATCGTGTCCGACGCGTTACCGAGCGGCGCGCACCCGGCGTACCCGAACGCGCGCCTCTCGCGAGACGCGGGTGAGCAGTCCCTGGATTCCGTGGGGCAGCAGCAGCATCGACACGACCAGTGCGCACCCGAAGACGGTCGTCGGGAGGTTGGCGCCGACCTTGGACGTGGCGGACAGGCCGGACACGTCCTGTGCCCAGCTCGGCAGGAAGGTGATCAGCACCGCGCCGTACGCCGCTCCGGACAGCGTGCCGAGCCCGCCGATCACCGACGCGGCGAGCAGATCGAGAGACAACGTCAACGGGAACGACAGCGGGTCGACCTGGCCGGCGGTGAGCGCGTAGAGCCCACCGGCCAGGCCCGCGGCCGCCGCGCTCACGACGAACGCGAGCACCTGCACCCGCGCGACGGACAACCCGGCGAGCGACGCCGCCACCTCATCGTCGCGGACCGCCTCGAACGAACGGCCCACCCGGCTGTGGATCAGGTTGTAGAGCAAGAAAAGCGTGATGACCGCGCATGCGCAGCAGATCCACGCCTGCCAGCGCGCGAAGTCGATGTTGTCCAGCGAGTTCGGAATGTTGACGACCAGGCCGGTGTGGCCGCCGAGCTTGCCTGACAGGTGCGAGTACGTCGGCAGCTCCGGCAGGCCGAGTGCGAGGGCGAGCGTCACGCCCGCGAGGTAAGGGCCCCGCAGCCGGGCCGCGGCGAGACCCGCCAACGCGCCTACCGCCGCCGACACCGCAACCGCGACGAGCAACGCGAGGATGAACAGCTTGTTCGTGGTCGGCGAGTTCGGGAACGTGTGGTGCTTGAGCATGAGCGCCACCGAGTAGCCGCCGACGAACAGGAAGGCGCCGTGGCCGAGTGAGACCTGACCCGAGCGCCCGATCAGCACCGTGAGGCCGGCGATCGCGCAGAAGTTGAGCGCGACGGAGGCCAGCTGCGAGTTGCGGTATTCGCCGATCGACTCGCTGAGGACGAAGAGCGCGAGCGCGGTCACGAGGGCGATCAGGACGCTGCGAAGCAGCGTCGAGCGACGGACCAGCTGCACTCCCGGAACCCTCATACCCGCCGCTCCTGGTGCCGCGAGAACAAGCCGTTCGGACGGACCATGAGGACCGCGAGCAGGAGCAGCAGGACGAAGAAGCTGTCGATGTCGTTGCTGACGTAGCCGTCGAGCACCTGGAGCACGACGCCGAGCAGCAGTCCGCCGACGATGGCGCCGATCGGTGAGTCGAGACCGCCGATCACCGCTGCGGTGAACCCGAGGATGAGCAGTCCGTCGAACCCGTTGGGGCTGACGTAGTTGCCGGGGATGCCGGCAATCAGCACGCCGGCGACGGCGCCGACCACCGCTGCGAGCGCCCAGCCGAGCGTCAGGAGCCGGCTGACCGGCACCCCCAACAGCCGGGCGACCTCCGGGTTGAACGCCGCCGCCCTCATCCGCAACCCCACCGGGGTGCGCTGGAAGAGCAGGTAGAGGGCGACCGCGATGGCCGTGACGGCGAGCACGACGAACAGCAGGTCGGAGTTGAACAGGATCACCTGGTGACCGGCGTGGTAGTAGACGAGCGAGAACTCCGCCGGGAACGTGTTGTTGTTGTTGCCCCACACCATCCCGGCGCCGCCCTCGAGGACGAGCAACAGCCCGAGCGCGACGATCACCGGGTTGAGCGGTGGCCCGTTCTCGACCGGCCGGATCAGGATCCGTTCCACCGCGCCGCCGAGCACGAGCCCGGCAGCCATCGCGACGACCAGCCCGACCCAGAAGCTCTGGTTGTGGCGTACGACGAGGTCCCACGCGATGAACGTCGTCACCATGACCATCCCGCCCTGCGCGAAGTTCACGATCCGCGTGGAGCGCCAGATGAGGACGAGCGAGAGGGCGACCGCGGCATAGATGAAGCCGTTCGCCGCGCCGTAGATGACGTCGTTGACGAAGTTCACGTGTCGGACCCGCCCGTCTCAGAAGCCCAGATAGGCATGTCGGAGCTTCTCGTCGGCGGCGAGCTCGGCGGCGTCGCCCTGCGCCACGACCTTGCCGAGGTTGAGCACCACGGCGGTGTCGGCGACGGACAGCGCGCTTCGCGCGTTCTGCTCGACGAGCACGACGGTCAGGCCCTGATCCTGGCTCAGCCGCTTGAGCGTCGCCATGATCTGTGCCGTCACGCGAGGCGCCAGACCCAGCGACGGCTCGTCGAGCAGCATCAACGTCGGCCGGCTCATGAGGGCGCGCCCGATCGCCAGCATCTGGCGCTCGCCGCCCGACAGCGTGTCCGCGGACTTCGTACGGCGGTCGGCCAGCGGCGGGAACATCGCGTAGACCTCCGCCAGGCCCGCCGCGGTCGCGGTACGCCGGTCCGCGCGCCACAGGCCGCCGAGGCGAAGGTTCTCCTCCACGGTCAGCTCGGTGATGACGCCCCGACCCTCGGGGACGTGCGCGACGCCGTATGTGACCACCCGGTCGACCGGCACGCCGACCAGGTCGTGACCGTCGTAGGTGATCGTTCCGGCCGTGGGCTTCACGAGCCCGTTGACGGTCCGCAGCAGGGTGGTCTTGCCGGCGCCGTTGGCCCCGAGCACCGCGGTGATCCGACCCACCGGCACCGACATGCTCACCCCGTCGAGTGCGCGGACCGCGCCGTACGACGTGACGACGCCGTCGAGGGTGAGCGGGCTACTCACCGGCAACCTCGGCCGTCGTCTCGTCGATCTGCTCGCCGAGATAGGCCTCGAGGACCTTCGGGTCGTTGCGCACCTCGTCCGGTGTCCCGGTCGCGATGCAGCGCCCGAAGTCGAGCACCACGATCCGGTCGCAGACCCCCATGACGAGGTCCATGTGGTGCTCCACGAGCAAGACGGCGGTGCGTGACTTCAGGTCGCGCAGCAGGTCCGCCAGCTCGTCCATCTCGGCCGAGGACAGGCCGGAGGCGGGCTCGTCGAGCAGCAAGAGGCTCGGCTCGGCGACGAGGGCACGCGCGAGGGCGACCCGCTTCTGCACGCCGTAGGGCAGCTGGCCGGGAAACGAGCCGGCGGCGTCCGCGATGCCGAGCGAGCCCAGCGCTTCGAGGGCCTGGTCGCGCAGCCGGCGTTCGTCTCGGTCGCTGCGGGGCAACGCGAACAGCGCCGAGGCGAAGCCCGTCTTGGCGTTGTGGTCAGCCCCCACCATCACGTTGTCGAGCGCCGTCATGTGCGGGTAGAGGCCCAGCCCCTGCAGCGTCCGGGCGATCCCGAGCTTCGCCAGCTGGTGCGGGCGATGACGACGCAACGGCTGGCCGCGCCACCGCAGCTCACCGTCGTCGGCACGGACGAAGCCGCAGATGACGTTGAACAGCGTCGTCTTCCCGGCGCCGTTCGGGCCGATGACGCCGACGACCTCGCCCTCGTCGACCGACGCCGAGACGTCGGCGAGCGCGGTGAGCCCACCGAAGCGCACCGTGACGTGCTCGACTTCAAGCAGCACGGGCGCACCATAGCCGCGTCAGGCGGCTACGTCAGACATCCACGCGAGGCAGGAACACGCGGGTTGCGGCGACGCGACCGCGCAGCTCGACCTCTGACACGGCACTCCAGCCCTCGCAACGCGCCGCGTCGACCGTGTCGCCGGAGGCTGCGACCCGCCCCGGCAAGCCCTTCGCCAGCTCGCCGAGCCGCGCCGCCTCGTTCACCGGATCGCCGATCACGGTGTACTCGAACCGGCGGGTGGCGCCGACGTTGCCGGCCACCGCCACCCCGGACGCGACCCCGATCCCGAAGTCGACCTCCGGCACCTCTTCGGCGACTCGCCGGGCCAGGTTGCGGGCGGCGTCGAGTGCCCGCAGGTGGCGGTCGTCCTGCGGCACCGGGGCGCCGAAGATGGCCAGGGCGGCGTCCCCGGCGAACTTGTTGATGAAGCCGCCTTCGGCCTCGACGACGTCGATCACCGTCGCGAAGAACCGGTTGAGCAGCTCGACCACCTCGACCGGCGGCAGCCGGCCGGCGATCTTCGTCGACCCGACGATGTCGATGTAGAGCACGGCGACGTCACGCTGTTCGCCGCCCAGCTGAACCTCGTGCTCGAGCGCGTGCCGTGCGACGTCGACACCGACGTGGCGGCCGAACAGGTCGCGCAACCGCTCGCGCTCCCGCAGCCCGGCCGCCATCCGGTTGAAGCCGGCCTGCAGCAGGCCGATGTCGGTCCCGTCGTACACCGGCACCGACACGTCGAGCTCGCCCTGCTCGATGCGGGCCAGCGCGCGGCGTACCGAGATGATCGGATCGGCGGTGGCCCGCGTGACGAACAGCGTCGTCAGGAAGCCGGCCAGCAGGCAGTTGGCGCCGAGCACCGCGGTGGCGATGGCGAGCTCGCGACGGGTGCCGACACCGTCGACCAGGCTCGCCACGCCGAGCAGCACCACCCCGAACACGGGCGCGCCGGTGCCGGCCACCCAGGTCATGAGCGACCGGACCGCCACCGACTGCGCGATCCGTTGGGGGTGGTCCGAGGCGCTGAGCGCTCGGGCGGCGGCTTCGCGGAGCAACCGCTCGGCGAGCCGGAACGTCACCGCGCTGG carries:
- a CDS encoding adenylate/guanylate cyclase domain-containing protein, producing MGGSHTERIEARRRWWGTGKAVLVRATVSLIASLLVLNVLGAIATGLVAVFVVPEPQQLKADASLTTYIVLAAIYFVAAIVGGVVMGVRSLSSLAEWLPSERPPTPEQQLRVLRGPRSLARGIGVLWLGATVLFGALTAHYSTDAALRIAAIVGLSGVITSAVTFRLAERLLREAAARALSASDHPQRIAQSVAVRSLMTWVAGTGAPVFGVVLLGVASLVDGVGTRRELAIATAVLGANCLLAGFLTTLFVTRATADPIISVRRALARIEQGELDVSVPVYDGTDIGLLQAGFNRMAAGLRERERLRDLFGRHVGVDVARHALEHEVQLGGEQRDVAVLYIDIVGSTKIAGRLPPVEVVELLNRFFATVIDVVEAEGGFINKFAGDAALAIFGAPVPQDDRHLRALDAARNLARRVAEEVPEVDFGIGVASGVAVAGNVGATRRFEYTVIGDPVNEAARLGELAKGLPGRVAASGDTVDAARCEGWSAVSEVELRGRVAATRVFLPRVDV
- a CDS encoding ABC transporter substrate-binding protein produces the protein MTKAPLRLAALGAVAALGLAACGGSSSGGGNPTSGGSSGTNTASAPGVTATTVTIGSHQPLTGVAAPGYDEIAPAANAYFQYVNANGGINGRTIKYTYLDDAYDPTKTVADVHKLVEQDKVFAIFNGLGTPTHEAVVPFLNQQKVPDLFVASGCLCWNNPSSDPETFGWQPDYTREGKILGSYIKQHFAGDKVAIFAQGDDFGHNGVKGLEDEVASSDVATVQYYNPTNTTVTPLVQNIAQSGAQVVVSFSVPAFTALYQLTAAQLKFQPKALVVSNVGSDPITLSGLLTQFSKGAVQGKDLIQGIITDGYLASPSDPSNSWIQLFKKIHDTYIPKLPFDGNVEYGMAAAYTFAQALEAAGQNPTRESLVQAVEKGGFTGPGLVPFGYSASDHSGYIGTQIGIIKGLAISPVGTPETTDDGSGPITPYTTAQPTAPANGIPTD
- a CDS encoding branched-chain amino acid ABC transporter permease, coding for MRVPGVQLVRRSTLLRSVLIALVTALALFVLSESIGEYRNSQLASVALNFCAIAGLTVLIGRSGQVSLGHGAFLFVGGYSVALMLKHHTFPNSPTTNKLFILALLVAVAVSAAVGALAGLAAARLRGPYLAGVTLALALGLPELPTYSHLSGKLGGHTGLVVNIPNSLDNIDFARWQAWICCACAVITLFLLYNLIHSRVGRSFEAVRDDEVAASLAGLSVARVQVLAFVVSAAAAGLAGGLYALTAGQVDPLSFPLTLSLDLLAASVIGGLGTLSGAAYGAVLITFLPSWAQDVSGLSATSKVGANLPTTVFGCALVVSMLLLPHGIQGLLTRVSREARVRVRRVRAAR
- a CDS encoding branched-chain amino acid ABC transporter permease, which gives rise to MNFVNDVIYGAANGFIYAAVALSLVLIWRSTRIVNFAQGGMVMVTTFIAWDLVVRHNQSFWVGLVVAMAAGLVLGGAVERILIRPVENGPPLNPVIVALGLLLVLEGGAGMVWGNNNNTFPAEFSLVYYHAGHQVILFNSDLLFVVLAVTAIAVALYLLFQRTPVGLRMRAAAFNPEVARLLGVPVSRLLTLGWALAAVVGAVAGVLIAGIPGNYVSPNGFDGLLILGFTAAVIGGLDSPIGAIVGGLLLGVVLQVLDGYVSNDIDSFFVLLLLLAVLMVRPNGLFSRHQERRV
- a CDS encoding ABC transporter ATP-binding protein → MSSPLTLDGVVTSYGAVRALDGVSMSVPVGRITAVLGANGAGKTTLLRTVNGLVKPTAGTITYDGHDLVGVPVDRVVTYGVAHVPEGRGVITELTVEENLRLGGLWRADRRTATAAGLAEVYAMFPPLADRRTKSADTLSGGERQMLAIGRALMSRPTLMLLDEPSLGLAPRVTAQIMATLKRLSQDQGLTVVLVEQNARSALSVADTAVVLNLGKVVAQGDAAELAADEKLRHAYLGF
- a CDS encoding ABC transporter ATP-binding protein; translated protein: MLLEVEHVTVRFGGLTALADVSASVDEGEVVGVIGPNGAGKTTLFNVICGFVRADDGELRWRGQPLRRHRPHQLAKLGIARTLQGLGLYPHMTALDNVMVGADHNAKTGFASALFALPRSDRDERRLRDQALEALGSLGIADAAGSFPGQLPYGVQKRVALARALVAEPSLLLLDEPASGLSSAEMDELADLLRDLKSRTAVLLVEHHMDLVMGVCDRIVVLDFGRCIATGTPDEVRNDPKVLEAYLGEQIDETTAEVAGE